One window of the Amycolatopsis mediterranei genome contains the following:
- a CDS encoding response regulator transcription factor, which translates to MAAILLIEDDPLVRRGLELALGRHGHDVRTAETGEDGLRQFRSAPPELVVLDLMLPGIDGFEVCRGIRAAGPVPVIMLTARGDDFDVVGGLAAGADDYVVKPARPTVLDARIRAVLRRAASSPDGVRVHRDLRIDTTSLTVSSRGEPVSLTPTELRLLLTLSRAPGRVLSRQQLLEEVWEHDYLGDSRLVDNCVQRLRAKIEADPAAPEYVQTVRGFGYRFGPV; encoded by the coding sequence GTGGCGGCGATTCTGCTGATCGAAGACGACCCCTTGGTCCGGCGCGGGCTCGAGCTCGCGCTGGGCAGGCACGGCCACGACGTCCGCACGGCGGAGACCGGCGAGGACGGGCTGCGTCAGTTCCGTTCGGCCCCACCGGAGCTGGTGGTGCTCGACCTGATGCTGCCGGGCATCGACGGGTTCGAGGTCTGCCGCGGCATCCGGGCCGCCGGCCCGGTACCGGTGATCATGCTGACCGCGCGCGGCGACGACTTCGACGTCGTCGGCGGCTTGGCGGCGGGCGCGGACGACTACGTCGTCAAGCCGGCGCGGCCCACCGTGCTGGACGCGCGGATCCGCGCGGTGCTGCGCCGCGCCGCGAGCTCCCCCGACGGCGTGCGGGTGCACCGCGACCTGCGCATCGACACCACGTCGCTGACGGTGTCGTCGCGCGGCGAGCCGGTCTCCCTGACGCCGACCGAGCTGCGGCTGCTGCTGACGTTGTCGCGCGCTCCCGGCCGGGTGCTCAGCCGCCAGCAGCTGCTGGAAGAGGTGTGGGAGCACGACTACCTCGGCGACTCCCGGCTGGTCGACAACTGCGTGCAGCGGCTGCGGGCGAAGATCGAGGCCGATCCGGCGGCGCCGGAGTACGTGCAGACCGTGCGCGGGTTCGGCTACCGGTTCGGACCGGTGTGA